The Penaeus vannamei isolate JL-2024 chromosome 42, ASM4276789v1, whole genome shotgun sequence genome includes the window atatatatatatcaaaataaaaaatagtgcCTTTTGCATAGTTCACTGTAGAATTTGcttaacataaaataaataaacaataaaaaatgaaatagcaaAAGTTTTCTTTTCACTTGTTCGTTTGCCACCTAGTTATTCTTGAAAATGGCTCCGATTGGTGTCTTGTATAGTCTGAGCTCCATTTGTGTTGTATATTGTGTGAATCTGTGTAGTGTGGCGGAGAGGGCATACCTTGACCCCAAGGTTCAAGgtttttgcgtgtgtggttgtcttCGTGGGTGATTAAATAGATTATTTGACACCTTCCCCACGATGGACTGGACTCGACACATGGCCCTTGGTGCACTACCTTGGGGTGTAGTCGCACAAtgcctgctttgggctagtgatTTTGATTGCAGGCCAGAGTGCTTGCAATTAAAAACACGACGCACTTGATTACCTGGCGGTTTCACTGCGAGGTGTTCGGCCGAACATATGAGGGCTCTGGCCCGTTCGGCAGGATCCCGACCCCGACCGGCCCTACCATACTGAGACTGCTGGGTGCCTCGTGTGCCTTCCTTTTTTATACCATTTCCACCTTTTCATCATCCATTCACTGactagctctgctagcctccctcctcccttcatcatcatccatcGCTATGACCTGAACCATGGGACATCAGATCAAATTAGCATACTCTGGAGAGTCCATCTCTTGTGTGAGGTGGCTCTCCAGAAGATCTTCACCTTGACCGAGGTGAGTGTCACACACCTCTTCGAAGTCCacaatggcttcaaagtgatggtAGCTAAATCTGAGCAACTGACCCCCTTCCTTTCGGCCGAAGGCCAACGGAAACTCTCTGATCACGACTTTTCAagtgttccctcccccgagacgaAGGCAAAATGCACGGTCATGGCCAAAAAGATCGACAGGACGATCCTCCCACGATCGTGTGAGAATAGAGTCACTGTTCTTAATGTTTATAAGCCACCCAAGTCACGGATCGTCAAGATCCGTGTCTCCGTGCCTGAGGAAGCCATATTACACGTAAGTTTGAACGCTGCAAAATTCAACAATAAGAAATTTGCAAACATTGTCCTGATTACGCTACAGAAAAACATATTCCCCAGCATTACCCcagaggaaatctttgaagacgacaaTCTTTACATTCCCGAATACGCCACGAACACCAAAACCATGGATAATGAGTTGACAGACACACCGAGCCTCATTGTTCCATAAAACACAGACACCGTTTTGCAACCACAGCCTCAACATAAACCCAGAGAAACCACACAAGCACCCGACTCCACAAAGAACACAGAAAGGAAATGCAAACAGATCTCGCCAATTTACgcgcactaaaaaaaaaaaaagaagaatcaccAGATCACTCACCCTCGTCATCACGGGATAGATGCGTGTCCGTGCAagatgagagagtgaagagtgtcgttttgtttgttgtggcatggttgtgtgtgttgtttggggATGTCGCGGgccatctgtatgtctgtgtgccgtCAATTAAGGTGGGTGTTTATTGTGTGCGTGGGTTGCCCCTTGAGATcaattgcgtgtgtgttttcaagTGCTTGTCTGAAGCCCTCCCAGTTTGCATGTTTTAAGGACTCTCAGGTTTGTGTCGGGATCATGATAGGGTTTATTGTGAGTGTTAGGATGACTGGAAGGTGGTCACTGGATGTAACATTGTCGGTTGTTATGTGATGGTGTAGGTGAGTTCTGTGGTTTGCAAAGACTAAGTCAGGTGTTGATGAGTTGTAGGCAATGTTGGTCGGTGTATAAGGGCAGAGGTGTATTAGTCTGCCTTGTATGTGTGAGGCAAAGCCTCTTTATACGATATTAGTGGGGGTGTAGCCAAAGAGTGGGTGGCTAGCGTTAAAGTCTCCCAAGAAGTATATTGGTCTGGAGTGCCTCAGGAGCTGCAGAATGTTGGGTACAGATATTTTAGGTCTTCGTGGAGGTAAGTAAAGTACGATGGGTCCTTTTGGTATGTTTATTTCGACTGCCAAAAGATCAGAATGAAAGTTGTTGATGATTTTGTGTTAGATGTTGACTTTGATCGCTATAGCTACGCCATCATTAGGTTCTTGTGACTTGTTAGAGGAATAGATTTGTGAATAGGTGAAGATGTGTCTTTGAGCCCATGGCTGTTATGAGAATGATGTGAGGGTCGTGTTTTCAATATGCGTTGCAGAGTTCGTTTTTAAGTGTTGTCCAGCGTTGTACATTGTGTTGTACGAGTCGTTAGTGAACTGTATGGTGTGTCACGTGTATTGTGTTATGCAATGAGGTCAGTGTTGTCACAGGGCTCAGTCATATGGTGCGTGACACGGAGGTTGCCCTCCTTGAGGTGTTTATGTAATTTCTCTTTTAGAGTGCGTGTTAAGTGGCGAGATCTGTTTGcgtttctgttctgttctttgtGCAGTCGCGTGCTTGTTCGGTTTCTCTGGGTTTgcgttgtggttgtggttgcaaAACGACGTGTCTGTGTTGTGTGGAACAATGAGGCGCGGGGTGAGTGTCTGTTACCTCATTATCCATGGTTTCGATGTTCGTGGCGTATTCGGGAATTTAAAGTTTGtcatcttcaaagatttcctctgGAACAACAAAGCTGGAGAATCCGTTTTTTATAGCATAATCGGGACAATGTTTCTGAATATCTTAGCGTTGCATTTTGCAGCGATTAAACTTGCGTGTAAAATGGCTTGTATTTTCGGGTTTGTGTTAGGCGTGGTGTGGGTTTGGGGATGTGTAGGCAGAGTTGTCCGAGAAGAAGTCGTGGGTCATCTGGGTGTGCTGGTCTGAATAGGGTGAGTGGCAGCTGTTGTGGCGTAGGTCGGAGCAGTGTATTTTTGTCTAAGCTCAGTTCGTTTTACTTTAAATAGCTCCCAATCCTCACACCCACATAAGGGCATACCTGGATCTCTAGGTCCAAGGTTTGTGCAGTTTCTCGTGGGTGATACATAGAGAGATTGTTGACACCTCCCCACGACGGACCTGACACGTGGCCCTTGGTGTGCTACTTTGGGTGTAGTCACGCCACACTTTGCCTGAGCTAGTGATTTCAATTACAGGCCAGAGTGCTTGCAACTGAAATCACGACGCACCTGTTACTCAGTGGTTTCGCTGCGAGGTGACGGCCGGACTCATAAGGGCTCTCGCTCGTCCGGCAGGGTCCCCACCCCGACCGTCCCTAACACACAGAGGCTGCTGGGTGCTTTGTGTGCTCCTCTTTTTTGAGACCATTCCACATTTTCCACATCCAGTctaaattagctctgctagcctcccttttcccttcatcatCACCCGACGCTATGACCTGATCCATGGGACACCAGATCAAATTAGCATACTCTGGAGAGTCCATCTCTTGTGAGGTGGCTCTCCAGAGAATCTTCACCCTCACCGAGGTGGCAGTCACCCACCTCTATAAAGTTCacaatggcttcaaagtgacagtagCCAAACCCGAGCAATTGACCCCCTTCCTTTCGGCCGAAGGCCAAAGGAAACTTGCAGATAACGGTTTTTCAccagttccctcccccgagacgaAGGCGAAATGCACGATCGTGGCTAAAAAGATCGACAGGACGATCCTCCCACGATCGTGTGAGTCGATCTCACAGGAGGTTGCcgccaagaacggtgtcactgttcttgaTGTTTACAAGCCGCCCGAGTCACGGATCGTCAAGATCCGTTTCTCTGCCCCAGAGGAAGCACAGAGGATTCTCTCAAGGGGattcatgatgtttaatacatcggtcccaaGTTACAACTTAGAACCAGAGTGTTATATTCATCTGGAACAATGCCTGAACTGCTATAGATACGGTCACAAtaaacacacatgctcacacatacaaAGATGCTCCCGTTGCGCTGGCGAAGGTCACTTCTTCGCCAAGTGCAAAGagagcatcaaatgctgcaactgcgagggatcgcacgtAGCAGTTAGCGGATCCTGCCCAACACGCAAGGAGCTACTAAAAGCAAAACGAACTGAGCTTCGTGAGAACAGAAACACTGCTCCGACATACGCCACAACAGCTGCCACACAACCAATTCAAACtagcacacccagacgacccacgacctcCTCAAGGACGACTATGCCAACACCCCCAAACCCACGCattcacaccgaacacaaacccgaAAATACAAGCCATATTACACATAATACAACGCCAAAAGATTCGCAACCATAGTCCCCGTCATGTTACAgaaaaacggcttccccagcattgtcgtCCCCGAGATCATCTTCGAAGACGACAACCTGTACATTCCTGAATACACCACAAACACAGAAACTATGGACAATGAGGTGACAAttactcacccagagcctcactgTTCCGCAACACacagacacctcgttttgcaaccacaACCCCAATGCAAACCACGAGAAACCGCACAAGCACGCGATACCACAAGGAACACGGAACAGAAACGCAAACAAACCTCGCTACTAAACAAGCACAACAATGAAGACAAGAAGGATTCCCCGATCCCTCAGCCTCGTCGTCGGGAGATGGATGACACCATCctcgacgacgacagtagcggCTCCGAGATCGACGTCGAAGTCGTTCCCGAAGACGAGGACGAGCTCCATGCCCCTGTGGGCGGAGCCACTGCCATGCTCCCCTGGAGGGGGCCTTTGGGGCAGCGCGGAAgtgtcgggaattggtccgccgattcccaggaattCCGCGCTGCGTCCTGCTCGCAGGACTCTCTCTTCCTGACCTCGAGGAACCGACGGTCGATGCTCGACCACGGAACCGCTATAGGGatcaggttacgccacgcaaggtaaacCCAGGTCGAATGGGTCTACCATGAGTGACATGCTAACGATCGTACAAGCAAATGTAAGGTCTTTTTTCCCTATTCGTAATCTCTTTTACGACATTCTAGATCAAGAACGCCCAGATGTTGTCCTATTGAATTTTACAGCCATCACGAATGGCTATAGAATTCGGCACTACGGTTACACATCCAGGCAAACAGGAGACGGTTTGTACATGGGGTCCTGTATCCTCATCAAATCCACCATCACCTTCGAATTTATCACCATTCCATTCACTCACCCTGACTTCATGGCAGTCAGGATATTCACCCCACAGGGCCCCATTATCCTTTCCACTGCCTATATCAGACCCTCAACCAACTTGCCTCTTGCTGATTTCAACAGATTGTTTAATTATACGAACCTCCCAGTCTTCTTTGCCGGAGACATCAACGCCAGCCACCACGCACTACACCACAGATCTACCAACTCGCATGGTAGGCAACTCCTTTCTATCTTTGATACAAAAAGACTCCACTACATCGGACCTGACTTCTTCACCTCATACACGAACGTGGGAAAGGGCCGCCCTGATCTCGTCTTCGGGAACAGAGCAGCACTCgcctaccacacacacctacaacccgGTCCGAACGTTGGTTCGGACCATATACCCGTCATAATCAAAATTTCCACCTCACCAATACTTAACAAAGAAAGACGATGTTTCCGGTACCAACAAGCAGATTGGGAGTCGTTCAAATCTAAATTAAGTGAAGTTAACTTCAGTTTAATCTTGATGGGCTTGATTCCCAAACAATAGATGGGCATTAGAATTTCATCTTCGCCCACGTCGTATCCACCATGCTGAGTACCATCCCCCGGTCTCAGTATAAGACACGCAATATCATTTCAGCCATCTGAAAGGACAAAACGTCTACTGACTTGTTTTCGAAATCGTTTCACGCAAAATTTAAACAGGTTAAATCATGTTCGATGGGACTTATCTATCCTCAGAAGACACGTCATCGATAGTCTTGATACCGACCGACAAAATCATTGGCATAATTTGGTTAAAAAAGTAGAGTCTAACAGAGTTTGCAATCCACGGGAATTTTGGCAAAGAATTCGTCAGCTTAAAGGTagtaacttccccccccccccttctcccaccttgttCAAAATAACGTAAATGTTTCAAATCCCGTGGATGTCATTGAAGTTTTTGAAGAACACTGGGCTAAAGTCttctaccctcaccctcctcatcccctgtTCACTCAACGAATTCAGGATATAGACACCTGGAGTCATGAGAACAGGGTAGAGACCAACCCAGAGCCAATTATCCGTATGGATAGGCTGAACGACACCTGCGAACTCACAGCTCCCATTTCGTGTGAGGAAGTAAAACAACTAATCATGAGGTCTCCTCGCAAGGCTCCAGGCTTCTCACAGATCGGACGCGACGCACTTGTTCATTTTCCTGACAATCTTTTACAAGCTTTGACTCACCTCTACAACGCCTCTCTCGCTTCCGGCTATTTTCCCTCTTGCTTTAAAACTGCTCTCGTGGCCCTCATTCCTAAGCCACACAAAGACCTGACTGACCCTAAGAGTTACCGCCCTATTAGCCTACTCGAGACTTTAGGCAAGACTTTCGAACAAATCATAAACACTCAGCTAAGGTGGTATCTCGAAGACCATACCCTTCTCTCACACAAACAATTTGGCTTTCGCTCGCATCACTCGACGCAAGACGCACTCAACATCATCACAAACTACGTACGCAACAACGATCGACGACTAAAGACTGTTCTTGTCACCAAAGATGTTGAGCGAGCCTTCGACACGGTCTGGCATGCTGTCCTGAAGTACAAGCTGTGCACAGAATTTAACTTCCCCCCTTTGATTAAGAAATTGCTCTGCAATTTCCTTGATGACCGTAAATTAAAATTAAAGTTCCTCCACCACGTCTCCGGGACGATTCGCATGCACGCAGGTGTACCTCAGGGCAGCACCCTCAGCCCAACACTCTATACATTATACACAAACGACTTACCAGACCCCACACACACTGAGTCACTCACTATCCTCTATACTGTACGCACCTAGCTCGACACGATGCGCTTTCAGGTGTCGTCCGGCGCATCAATGACGAACTTGACACCGTCTCGAGATGGGAGCATAGATGGCGTATCAAGACTAACGCGACCAAAACAAAAGTTCTTTTCCTAAATCCACGAAAACGACCTCCCTATGACAACATATATTTCAACAGCTTCGACAGACTACAAGCACCGCTCCAAATCACACACTCTTGTACCATCCTTGGTTTAACCTTTGACACCGACTTTCGGTTTCATTTGTATGCAACTTCAAAGGCCGCCTTACCCGGCAAAGCCTTACATTCGCTTTATCGATTCCGACGTGCGGCCCCACGTACGAAGCTGCATCTATACAAAACACTTATCAAACCTCTTCTCACATACACaccacttgcactcacacaaacagcaTACACCAACAAGCGCAAACTCCGTTGTCCAGAATAAAGCACTCAGATGGATCTATGTAGTAAATTGGGATCAATTTATTACATCTGAACTCCACGAGGaagcttctctgcctcctcttaacATCGAGTGGCGTAGGTTGGTTTATAAACAGATCGACAGACTCCGTGCTTGGCACTCCGCCTGGCTGGATAGACTCCACACCATCTttcgttccggctggagatctggtgcaggccgtgatctcttttccCTGGCATGGGACGAAGAAGTGGATGCAGTGTTCTAAGTTTGGCCGCATCCTTTGAAGccacctcttactccttcttttcccctttccccttcctctatccactagttttttgttcagttttgtttgttttgtgttccttgtttttgttctcgTTCTTTTTAAAGTAATTTAGTGGTAATGTTTGGTACCTTCCTTTTTTAACTTCATAATAAAGTAAATCTCCCTCAGGTACTGCCctcatccccgtttttaaatcaTTTCACCTCGTCCTCTGATGCTATGTGACCGCCACCCCGACTCATTCCATCTCATTATCCTTGCCATAGCGtcgatcctcatcctcatcctaccccCAACATCctgctggtttcggtttccgacacgtggcgtttgcagctagtactcgtgccaggaccacaaatcctttagcgaggatttgtgcgagccgaggaaagaagcgccaCGGCCAGCAGAGTTAATCCAATCGTGGTGGGGCCGCCAAGGCCGTGCCCTCTCGTAAGTCCTGCGGCCgaaggagagaaatctcctctcgacccgggcgaggAGGGCCTGCCCTTGCCTCGCGGCCTCACCCGA containing:
- the LOC138860693 gene encoding uncharacterized protein, with the protein product MGHQIKLAYSGESISCEVALQRIFTLTEVAVTHLYKVHNGFKVTVAKPEQLTPFLSAEGQRKLADNGFSPVPSPETKAKCTIVAKKIDRTILPRSCESISQEVAAKNGVTVLDVYKPPESRIVKIRFSAPEEAQRILSRGFMMFNTSVPSYNLEPECYIHLEQCLNCYRYGHNKHTCSHIQRCSRCAGEGHFFAKCKESIKCCNCEGSHVAVSGSCPTRKELLKAKRTELRENRNTAPTYATTAATQPIQTSTPRRPTTSSRTTMPTPPNPRIHTEHKPENTSHITHNTTPKDSQP